One part of the Coturnix japonica isolate 7356 chromosome 24, Coturnix japonica 2.1, whole genome shotgun sequence genome encodes these proteins:
- the MFRP gene encoding membrane frizzled-related protein, whose amino-acid sequence MLCTRNAATMKDFTEITLCPEALERSEVGLGQGCHLMGLHNAVPTVLCIIAFMQTEFCNPVFEGEEPLAVPPAEQPLDEDGVGATSPQDAFGTCMGFVHAPVSMGPPGAHPWGCGDVWGTAGTLGTKSWAQGVAQGWGYGSTPLCPLSSPSPGRQLWVQAGWQYRADCRFTWLCVALMSAVLLFLISLLLGIIIHQLTSPPPPHSPAAALPARSSATTTVTPTQRDPQDSKPSTPTHGHPPAASTPALVCGGTLYGPEGSFSSPNHPGPYPPHALCIWHIEVAAGMAIQLTMDAFSVEGTASCLFDRLELYEEQGARGGTARFCGSVVPPTFNSISNHLRVTFVSDGSVGAPGFNARYRAVAPSEKSCAWDEHFCDQGLCIHLGFVCDGFHDCEDRSDEANCSVKHKECGGPLTALEGHFSTPSHPQPYPHQQLCLWQISVPLGHVIDLHFHNFSLESHEDCSFDFVEVHDSAGTGAASLMGRFCGHQLPPTLTSSRHVMTVLFVADEGVADTGFFATYEARNATEKTCSPTEFSCGNGECRALESVCDGWHDCPDGTDELNCTGVSYPAFGSICEPVEVEMCLGLGYNATSFPNIWLAIPDQAGAAEVLQDYQTLMELACYQHLRLLICSLFVPKCTPDGGVLQPCRAVCLAAELRCQHSLGLLGILWPINCNILPDSNDPVECFQP is encoded by the exons ATGCTCTGTACCAGGAATGCTGCTACCATGAAGGACTTCACTGAAATCACTCTTTGCCCTGAGGCTCTGGAGCGCAGTGAGGTAGGGCTGGGGCAGGGGTGCCACCTGATGGGTCTCCATAATGCAGTCCCCACAGTGTTGTGCATCATTGCTTTCATGCAGACTGAGTTCTGCAACCCCGTCTTTGAGGGAGAGGAGCCCCTGGCAGTGCCTCCAGCTGAGCAGCCACTGGATGAGGACGGGGTGGGAGCCACGTCACCCCAGGATGCCTTCGGTACCTGCATGGGGTTTGTGCATGCGCCCGTGTCCATGGGGCCACCAGGAGCTCACCCATGGGGGTGTGGGGATGTATGGGGAACTGCTGGCACCCTGGGGACAAAGAGCTGGGCTCAGGgggtggcacagggctggggatATGGCAGCACCCCGCTCTGCCCACTCTCCTCACCCTCCCCAGGCCGGCAGCTCTGGGTGCAGGCAGGCTGGCAGTACCGAGCTGACTGCAGGTTCACCTGGCTCTGCGTGGCTCTGATGAGTGCCgttctcctcttcctcatctccCTCCTGCTGGGCATCATCATCCACC AGCTGacatccccaccaccaccccactccccggctgcagccctgcctgcccgCAGCTCTGCCACCACCACTGTGACACCCACCCAGAGAGACCCCCAGGACTCCAAACCCTCCACCCCAACCCATGGCCATCCACCTGCAGCCAGCACTCCAGCACTAG TGTGTGGTGGGACCCTGTATGGCCCCGAGGGCTCCTTCAGCTCCCCCAACCACCCTGGTCCATACCCACCCCATGCTCTCTGCATATGGCACATCGAGGTGGCAGCTGGCATGGCCATCCAGCTGACCATGGATGCATTCAGTGTGGAGGGCACTGCCTCCTGCCTCTTCGACCGACTGGAGCTCTATGAGGAGCAGGGAGCCCGGGGGGGCACTGCCAG GTTCTGTGGCAGCGTGGTCCCCCCAACCTTTAACAGCATCTCCAACCACCTGCGTGTCACCTTTGTCTCTGATGGCAGTGTGGGGGCACCAGGCTTCAATGCTCGGTACCGGGCTGTGGCCCCCAGTGAGA AGAGCTGTGCATGGGATGAGCACTTTTGTGACCAGGGGCTCTGCATCCACCTGGGCTTTGTCTGCGATGGGTTCCATGACTGTGAGGATCGGAGCGATGAGGCCAACTGCAGCGTGAAGCACAAAG AGTGTGGGGGGCCGCTAACAGCCCTGGAGGGGCACTTCTCCACCCCGAGCCACCCCCAGCCATATCCACACCAGCAG CTGTGCCTCTGGCAGATCTCTGTGCCCCTGGGCCACGTCATAGACCTGCACTTCCACAACTTCAGCCTGGAGTCACACGAGGATTGCAGCTTTGACTTCGTGGAGGTTCACGACAGTGCAGGCACTGGAGCTGCCAGCCTCATGGGCAG GTTCTGTGGCCACCAGCTGCCACCCACCCTGACCTCGTCGCGCCATGTCATGACAGTTCTCTTTGTGGCAGATGAAGGAGTAGCAGACACTGGGTTCTTTGCCACCTATGAAGCCCGCAATGCCACAGAGA AgacctgcagccccacagagtTCTCCTGTGGCAATGGCGAGTGCCGGGCACTGGAGTCTGTGTGTGATGGCTGGCACGACTGCCCTGATGGCACCGACGAGCTGAACTGCACCGGGGTCTCCTACCCTGCATTTG gcTCCATCTGTGAGCCTGTGGAGGTGGAGATGTGCCTGGGGCTGGGCTACAATGCCACCTCCTTCCCCAACATCTGGCTGGCCATCCCGGACCAGGCAGGAGCCGCCGAGGTGCTGCAGGACTATCAG ACTCTGATGGAGCTTGCATGCTACCAGCACCTCCGCCTGCTCATCTGCAGCCTCTTTGTGCCCAAGTGCACTCCGGATGGGGGTGTCCTGCAGCCCTGCCGTGCTGTCTgcctggctgctgagctgcGCTGCCAGCACTCCCTGGGTCTCCTTGGCATCCTCTGGCCCATCAACTGCAACATCCTGCCTGATTCCAATGACCCCGTAGAGTGCTTCCAGCCCTGA
- the C1QTNF5 gene encoding complement C1q tumor necrosis factor-related protein 5 has translation MEDEMKQLFLLFLLGLISSSVQIEDNKIPRQCSGQPGIPGTPGLHGGQGLPGRDGRDGRDGAMGMPGEKGEMGPPGAPGPRGEMGSPGVDGLHGEKGAQGECAVAPRSAFSAKRSESRSPPLADQPIRFDVVLVNEQGHYDPATGKFTCEVPGLYYFAVHATVYRASLQFDIMKNGHSIASFFQYYGNWPKPTSLSGGALVRLEPEDEVWVQVGVGDYIGFYASVKTDSTFTGFLVYSYWQNSAVFA, from the exons aTGGAAGACGAGATGaagcagctcttcctcctcttcctcctcggGCtcatcagcagctctgtgcagattGAAGACAACAAGATCCCCAGGCAGTGCTCAGGGCAGCCGGGCATCCCAGGCACCCCAGGCTTGCACGGGGGTCAGGGTCTGCCAGGCAGAGATGGACGAGATGGCCGGGATGGGGCGATGGGGATGCCAGGAGAGAAGGGCGAGATGGGCCCACCAG GAGCTCCTGGACCCCGTGGGGAGATGGGCAGCCCCGGTGTGGATGGTCTGCATGGTGAGAAGGGGGCGCAGGGTGAGTGTGCAGTGGCCCCCCGCTCTGCCTTCAGTGCCAAGCGCTCTGAATCACGCAGCCCACCTCTGGCCGACCAACCCATCCGCTTCGATGTGGTCCTGGTCAATGAACAAGGCCACTATGACCCCGCTACTGGCAAGTTCACCTGCGAGGTGCCCGGCCTCTACTACTTCGCCGTCCATGCCACTGTCTACCGTGCCAGCCTGCAGTTTGATATCATGAAGAACGGGCACTCCATCGCCTCCTTCTTCCAGTACTATGGGAACTGGCCCAAGCCCACCTCGCTCTCGGGGGGAGCCCTGGTTCGCCTGGAGCCTGAGGATGAGGTGTGGGTGCAGGTGGGAGTCGGGGACTACATCGGCTTCTACGCCAGCGTGAAAACAGACAGCACCTTCACCGGCTTCCTCGTCTACTCCTACTGGCAGAACTCAGCTGTCTTTGCCTGA
- the RNF26 gene encoding E3 ubiquitin-protein ligase RNF26, which translates to MAAMELVLLLLRGLRLALDLLLLLLDLNFFLVSSLVTALIWLFTTASSLPGAATAGIWACWNGLLNGLCGLVLGVVQGVGGMLRGCCNVMEGLKVLGHLLTHMGLRGREMLQRGVCSLLGSGQAVLREAGEGLAIGISLLAYLVNSVVNLCLLGTQNLFTLLLALWDAVTSPVLRVGELLAAFLAHVSSSAIAVSILLWSPCQLAFELLVSTTELLIGIFFVNVYGLALLVAIIVVSAVIFNPGLLLTFLGHVFGYFHTLPAYPRLQQEVWRLYQLAVLMMGMAMTSQTWRRLVDWSLQVTNWSRGGRTMNRESERRGAAQVLGRLMLEEDNHAAAQQDEQPDAEQVPQAHPALNRSAVSGQRLQASRDEPSTSWGKAPRREQLNATAGDGAGAPDNDPWMLLKEQEERKKCVICQDQTKTVLLLPCRHLCLCQECTEVLLQQAIYQRNCPLCRQMILQTLNVYL; encoded by the coding sequence ATGGCGGCcatggagctggtgctgctgctgctgcgcgGCCTACGCCTGGCGCTGGATCTTCTGCTCCTACTGCTGGATCTCAACTTCTTCCTCGTATCCTCGTTGGTCACAGCCTTAATCTGGTTATTCACCACCGCTTCCAGCCTCCCCGGAGCTGCCACAGCTGGGATATGGGCTTGTTGGAACGGGTTGTTAAATGGATTGTGTGGGTTGGTGCTGGGGGTCGTGCAGGGGGTGGGTGGGATGCTGAGGGGCTGCTGTAACGTTATGGAGGGGCTGAAGGTGTTGGGTCACCTGCTAACACACATGGGATTGAGGGgcagggagatgctgcagagaGGGGTGTGCAGCCTGCTGGGCTCGGGGCAGGCTGTATTGAGAGAGGCAGGGGAAGGGTTGGCCATTGGGATCAGTTTATTGGCATATCTGGTTAATAGCGTGGTTAATTTGTGTTTGCTGGGCACGCAGAATTTGTTCACGTTGCTGTTGGCTCTATGGGATGCGGTGACCAGCCCGGTGTTGCGTGTTGGTGAGTTGTTGGCTGCCTTCCTGGCACATGTTTCTAGTAGTGCTATTGCTGTATCCATCTTGCTCTGGTCTCCCTGTCAACTGGCTTTTGAGCTGCTGGTCTCCACCACCGAGCTGCTCATCGGCATCTTCTTTGTCAACGTCTATGGGTTGGCTTTGCTCGTCGCCATCATTGTGGTCAGCGCTGTTATCTTCAACCCCGGGCTGCTCCTGACGTTTCTGGGCCATGTGTTTGGCTACTTCCATACGCTGCCTGCGTATCCccggctgcagcaggaggtgtgGAGGCTGTACCAGCTGGCTGTCCTGATGATGGGCATGGCCATGACCTCGCAGACGTGGCGCAGGTTGGTGGACTGGAGCCTGCAGGTGACCAACTGGAGCCGAGGGGGCAGAACGATGAACAGAGAGAGCGAGAGACGAGGGGCGGCTCAGGTGCTGGGCAGGTTGATGCTGGAAGAGGACAaccatgctgcagcacagcaggacgAACAGCCAGATGCAGAGCAGGTCCCGCAGGCACATCCAGCTCTGAATCGAAGCGCTGTGTCTGGGCAGCGTCTCCAGGCATCCAGGGATGAGCCGAGCACCTCCTGGGGGAAAGCACCAAGGAGAGAGCAGCTGAATGCAacagctggggatggagcaggagcTCCGGACAACGACCCCTGGATGCTTCTGAAAGAACAAGAGGAACGTAAGAAATGCGTCATCTGTCAAGATCAAACCAAGACAGTCCTGCTTCTGCCCTGCAGGCACCTGTGCCTGTGCCAGGAGTGCACAGAAGTCCTCCTGCAGCAGGCGATCTACCAACGCAACTGCCCGCTGTGCCGCCAGATGATCCTCCAGACGCTCAACGTGTACTTGTGA